The following are encoded together in the Roseobacter denitrificans OCh 114 genome:
- the pyrC gene encoding dihydroorotase: MMKPLNLVNARLVDSETGSISIGGLRIENGRISQRLDRDERPGGETVDCNLKHLAPGIVDIGVKVCEPGERHKESYRSAGLAAAAGGVTTMVTRPDTTPAIDSPEALEFVTRRANQAAAVNVLPMAALTKGRAGREMTEIGFLMDAGAVAFTDCDRVVTDTKVLSRALSYARSLGALVIAHPQDPGLSAGAAATSGKFASLRGLPAVSPMAERMALDRDIALVEMTGARYHADQITCARALPALERAKQNGHDVTAGTSIHHLTLNALDVADYRTFFKLKPPLRDETDRLAVADAVRSGLIDVISSMHTPQDEESKRLPFEEAASGAVALETLLPAAMRLYHADLIDLPTLWRAMSLNPAKRLGLDSGRLAAGAPADLVLFDPDAPFLMDRTTLRSKSRNTPFDGARMQGRVLATYVAGQRVYERS, translated from the coding sequence ATGATGAAACCGCTCAACCTCGTGAATGCGCGGCTGGTTGATTCTGAAACCGGCAGCATTTCCATCGGTGGTCTGCGCATCGAAAATGGCAGGATCTCACAGCGGCTCGACAGGGACGAGCGGCCGGGCGGCGAAACGGTGGATTGCAACCTCAAACATCTCGCTCCGGGGATTGTCGATATCGGCGTCAAGGTCTGTGAACCCGGTGAACGGCATAAGGAAAGCTACCGCTCCGCCGGGCTGGCGGCGGCGGCAGGCGGTGTGACGACGATGGTCACGCGACCCGACACGACACCGGCCATTGACAGCCCTGAGGCGCTTGAATTCGTCACCCGGCGGGCCAATCAGGCCGCCGCCGTGAACGTCCTGCCCATGGCCGCCCTGACAAAAGGGCGTGCGGGCCGCGAAATGACCGAAATCGGTTTTCTGATGGACGCAGGCGCGGTCGCCTTTACCGATTGCGACCGTGTGGTCACTGATACCAAAGTTCTGTCGCGCGCGCTCAGCTATGCGCGCTCGCTTGGCGCTCTGGTCATTGCACACCCGCAGGATCCGGGCCTGAGTGCGGGCGCTGCGGCGACCTCCGGGAAATTTGCCTCTCTCAGGGGGTTGCCGGCGGTATCTCCCATGGCCGAACGCATGGCGCTCGACCGGGACATCGCCCTGGTCGAGATGACGGGCGCGCGATACCATGCGGATCAGATCACCTGCGCGCGCGCGCTTCCCGCGTTGGAGCGGGCCAAGCAGAACGGCCATGACGTGACCGCTGGCACCTCGATCCACCATTTGACGCTGAACGCGCTGGATGTGGCGGATTACCGGACGTTCTTCAAACTGAAACCGCCACTGCGCGATGAAACCGATCGCCTCGCCGTGGCTGATGCCGTGCGCAGCGGGTTGATTGACGTGATCTCCTCGATGCACACCCCGCAGGATGAGGAAAGCAAGCGCCTGCCCTTTGAAGAAGCCGCGTCAGGGGCGGTGGCCCTTGAAACGCTCTTGCCTGCGGCGATGCGGCTTTATCATGCGGATCTGATTGACCTGCCGACGCTCTGGCGCGCCATGTCGCTCAACCCCGCAAAACGGCTGGGCCTCGACAGCGGGCGTCTGGCAGCAGGCGCACCTGCGGACCTTGTGCTGTTTGACCCCGACGCACCGTTCTTGATGGACCGCACGACGCTACGGTCAAAATCCCGCAACACACCATTTGACGGCGCGCGCATGCAGGGCCGCGTGCTTGCGACCTATGTCGCGGGACAGCGCGTCTATGAAAGAAGCTGA
- the ggt gene encoding gamma-glutamyltransferase yields MKPVIFALALGCATSVSAQQAADAVAPEAATQGTFAAMSPEIAASFAAKADRRPVEASNWMVAAANPWAVQAGADVLARGGTAADALVAVQAMLGLVEPQSSGLGGGAFLVYYDAASGSLTTLDGRETAPLAATPRLFQDEDGEPLGFFDAVVGGLSVGTPGTPALMQEAHERWGSLLWADLLAPAIDLAEQGFPVSPRLAGLVAADQERLARFETTASYFLPGGAPIAVGDTLINPDYADTLREMATGGAAAFYTGSIAADIVQTVQNAPGNPGVLSTLDLSIYAVKERAPVCVEYRAHDVCGMGPPSSGALTVGQILGMLQPYDLSAGPNDATVRRLIGDASRLAFADRGRYMADSDYVPVPVAGLVAPEYLASRAALLDGDMALRDVAPGNPEFDHALNWADDASLELPSTSHFVIVDTQGNVASMTTTIENAFGSRLMVRGFLLNNELTDFSFRSHVDGVPIANRVEPGKRPRSSMAPTIVMQDGAPVLAIGSPGGSRIIGYVAQSIIAHLDWGMDVQQAVSVPHAVNRFGTYDLEEGTAAERLSDPLTALGFEVGTRALTSGLHAISIGPSLLGGADPRREGIALGQ; encoded by the coding sequence ATGAAACCAGTTATTTTTGCACTCGCCTTGGGATGTGCCACCAGCGTGTCGGCGCAGCAGGCGGCGGATGCGGTGGCACCCGAGGCCGCGACGCAGGGCACGTTTGCTGCCATGTCCCCTGAAATCGCGGCGTCATTTGCAGCCAAGGCCGACCGCCGTCCGGTAGAGGCATCGAACTGGATGGTGGCCGCGGCCAATCCATGGGCGGTGCAGGCAGGTGCCGATGTTCTGGCGCGCGGTGGCACGGCTGCGGATGCGCTGGTTGCCGTTCAGGCGATGCTGGGGCTGGTTGAACCTCAATCCTCGGGGTTGGGGGGCGGGGCGTTTCTGGTCTATTACGACGCGGCGTCTGGCAGCCTGACCACCTTGGATGGCCGCGAAACGGCGCCACTGGCCGCCACGCCACGGCTTTTTCAGGATGAAGACGGGGAACCTCTGGGCTTTTTCGATGCCGTTGTGGGCGGCTTGTCTGTTGGGACGCCGGGCACGCCTGCGTTGATGCAGGAAGCGCATGAACGCTGGGGTTCGCTGCTATGGGCGGACCTTCTGGCCCCGGCGATTGATCTGGCCGAACAGGGGTTTCCGGTTTCGCCGCGCCTTGCCGGGCTGGTCGCTGCTGATCAGGAACGGCTGGCGCGCTTTGAAACGACGGCCAGCTATTTCCTGCCCGGCGGTGCACCGATTGCCGTGGGCGACACGCTCATCAACCCCGATTACGCAGATACCCTGCGCGAAATGGCCACCGGCGGGGCGGCGGCATTTTACACCGGCAGCATCGCGGCGGATATCGTGCAAACGGTCCAGAACGCGCCGGGCAACCCGGGTGTGTTATCCACGCTTGATCTCAGCATCTATGCCGTCAAGGAACGAGCGCCGGTATGTGTCGAATACCGCGCGCATGACGTCTGCGGGATGGGGCCGCCCTCGTCCGGGGCGCTGACGGTCGGGCAAATTCTGGGCATGCTGCAACCCTATGACCTCAGCGCGGGCCCCAATGATGCGACGGTGAGGCGGTTGATTGGGGACGCCTCGCGCCTCGCCTTTGCAGATCGCGGTCGCTACATGGCCGACAGCGATTATGTCCCTGTTCCGGTTGCGGGCCTTGTTGCGCCTGAATATCTCGCATCGCGCGCCGCCCTTCTGGACGGTGATATGGCGCTGCGCGATGTCGCCCCCGGCAACCCCGAATTTGACCATGCGCTGAATTGGGCGGATGACGCCTCGCTCGAACTGCCTTCCACATCGCATTTCGTGATCGTGGACACGCAGGGCAATGTCGCCTCCATGACCACGACAATTGAAAATGCATTCGGCAGCAGGCTGATGGTGCGCGGATTTCTGTTGAACAATGAACTCACGGATTTCTCCTTTCGCAGCCATGTGGACGGCGTGCCCATTGCCAATCGCGTGGAACCGGGCAAACGGCCCAGATCTTCCATGGCCCCGACCATCGTCATGCAGGACGGCGCACCGGTTCTCGCCATCGGCAGTCCGGGGGGCAGCCGGATCATCGGCTATGTCGCACAAAGCATCATCGCCCATCTCGATTGGGGCATGGATGTGCAGCAAGCGGTCTCTGTGCCGCATGCCGTGAACCGTTTCGGGACCTATGATCTTGAAGAAGGAACCGCGGCCGAAAGGTTGAGCGACCCGCTCACGGCTCTGGGGTTTGAGGTCGGCACGCGCGCGCTGACCTCGGGTCTGCATGCTATTTCCATCGGGCCCTCTTTGCTGGGCGGGGCGGATCCGCGCCGCGAGGGGATCGCGTTGGGACAATGA
- the plsY gene encoding glycerol-3-phosphate 1-O-acyltransferase PlsY: MPLIESTLPALALWGVIGYLLGSIPFGMVLAKVMGLGNLRDIGSGNIGATNVLRTGNKLAAALTLVLDGGKGVVAVLAARAAGGEDLAQIAGLMAMIGHCYPVWLRFAGGKGVATFLGIVLALAFPVGVGCCLAWLAGAFATRISSMGALVASVAAVPLAFLLGFPGAVVLLILLGALIFWRHRGNIARIRTGTEPKIGQKK, translated from the coding sequence ATGCCGTTGATTGAAAGCACCCTGCCCGCGCTCGCTCTTTGGGGCGTTATCGGTTATCTTTTGGGGTCGATCCCGTTTGGCATGGTACTGGCCAAGGTCATGGGGCTGGGCAATCTGCGCGACATCGGATCTGGCAACATCGGCGCAACCAACGTCCTGCGCACCGGGAACAAACTTGCCGCAGCGCTCACGCTGGTTCTGGACGGGGGCAAGGGAGTCGTGGCGGTTCTGGCCGCGCGCGCCGCAGGAGGGGAAGACCTCGCGCAGATCGCAGGGCTGATGGCCATGATCGGTCACTGCTATCCGGTCTGGCTGCGTTTTGCGGGGGGCAAAGGGGTTGCGACTTTTCTGGGCATCGTACTCGCGCTGGCCTTCCCGGTCGGTGTCGGGTGCTGTCTGGCGTGGCTTGCGGGCGCATTTGCAACGCGCATTTCGTCCATGGGCGCGCTGGTCGCTTCAGTTGCTGCCGTGCCGCTGGCGTTCCTGCTTGGGTTTCCCGGTGCGGTTGTTTTGCTGATCCTGTTGGGCGCACTTATCTTCTGGCGCCATCGCGGCAATATCGCGCGGATCAGAACGGGGACAGAGCCCAAAATCGGCCAGAAAAAGTGA
- a CDS encoding FAD-binding oxidoreductase translates to MQHVKLPRNEQGIETALAVLKQKFGDRVQTGTSIREQHGHTTTWIENQPPDGVVFAHSTAEVADIVTICSAHEVPVIAYGTGTSLEGHLNAPAGGISIDVSQMDKVLAVNAGDLDCRVQPGVTREDLNTYLRDRGLFFPIDPGANASLGGMAATNASGTNAVRYGTMKDNVLSLEAVMPDGRIIKTGTRARKSSAGYDLTRLLVGSEGTLCIITEITLRLQGIPEAIRSAHCSFPTVDAACQTVMAVIQYGLPVARIELLDEVMVKAINPYARLGLPETPLLLLEFHGTEASVAEQSEIFAALSEEHGGNGYKATETTEERNKLWKARHEAYWAMLQYRPGTHGVATDVCVPISKLAECVRASQVRASELGLIVPIVGHVGDGNFHATPLVDMSDPDEIERAARFVSWLNELAISMDGTCTGEHGIGQGKMPYLVKELGEATDFMSDIKRALDPKGIMNPGKIF, encoded by the coding sequence ATGCAACACGTAAAACTGCCCCGCAACGAACAGGGGATCGAGACGGCTCTGGCGGTGCTGAAGCAGAAATTCGGGGATCGGGTCCAAACCGGGACCTCCATTCGCGAGCAACACGGCCACACCACCACATGGATCGAAAACCAGCCGCCCGATGGCGTGGTCTTTGCCCACTCCACGGCCGAAGTTGCCGATATTGTCACGATTTGCAGCGCGCATGAGGTGCCCGTTATTGCCTATGGCACCGGCACTTCGCTTGAGGGGCACCTGAATGCGCCAGCCGGTGGCATTTCGATTGACGTCAGCCAGATGGACAAGGTTCTGGCGGTCAACGCGGGCGATCTGGATTGTCGCGTACAACCCGGTGTCACGCGGGAAGACCTCAACACGTATCTGCGCGACAGGGGGCTGTTCTTTCCGATTGATCCAGGGGCGAATGCCTCACTGGGCGGGATGGCTGCGACCAATGCCTCGGGCACCAATGCGGTGCGTTATGGCACGATGAAGGACAACGTGTTGTCGCTTGAAGCGGTCATGCCGGATGGCCGCATTATCAAGACCGGGACACGGGCGCGCAAATCTTCGGCGGGCTATGATCTGACGCGGCTGCTGGTCGGCTCCGAAGGGACGCTTTGCATCATTACCGAAATCACGCTGCGGTTGCAGGGTATCCCCGAAGCGATCAGGTCGGCGCATTGTTCCTTTCCTACGGTGGACGCCGCTTGCCAGACGGTCATGGCGGTCATCCAGTATGGGCTGCCGGTTGCACGGATCGAATTGCTCGACGAGGTGATGGTCAAGGCCATCAACCCTTACGCGCGCCTTGGCCTGCCGGAAACGCCCCTTTTGCTGCTGGAATTCCACGGCACTGAGGCGAGCGTCGCCGAACAATCGGAGATTTTTGCGGCCCTGTCAGAAGAGCATGGTGGCAACGGATATAAGGCGACCGAGACAACCGAGGAGCGCAACAAGCTATGGAAGGCCCGGCACGAAGCCTATTGGGCCATGTTGCAGTATCGTCCGGGGACGCATGGTGTGGCCACGGATGTCTGCGTGCCGATCTCCAAACTGGCGGAATGTGTGCGGGCATCGCAGGTGCGCGCGTCGGAACTCGGTCTGATCGTACCCATCGTCGGCCATGTGGGCGACGGGAATTTTCACGCGACACCATTGGTCGATATGTCCGACCCGGATGAAATCGAACGCGCCGCGCGTTTTGTGTCGTGGTTGAATGAGCTGGCGATTTCGATGGATGGCACCTGTACGGGCGAGCATGGGATCGGACAGGGTAAGATGCCCTATCTCGTCAAGGAACTGGGGGAGGCCACGGATTTCATGTCCGACATCAAGCGCGCGCTCGACCCCAAGGGCATCATGAACCCCGGCAAGATATTTTAG
- a CDS encoding 2-hydroxyacid dehydrogenase: MSKSKLSVVVTRRLPEEVETRLCELFDVQLRQDDKPMERSELVEAIKTADVLVPTVTDDIDSALIANAGDRLKLIANYGAGVDHIDVATARQRGILVSNTPGVLADDTADMTMALILAVLRRVPEGLSVMQSGAWDGWAPNAYLGGRVGGRRLGILGMGRIGQAVARRAVAFGMQVHYHNRRRLRPEVEAELQATYWDSLDQMVARMDVISVNCPATPSTFHLMNARRLQLMKPEAVIVNTSRGEVIDENALTRMLRSDAIAGAGLDVYERGTQVNPRLRKLNNVVLLPHMGSATREGRAEMGEKVIINIKTFDDGHRPPDQVVPSML; encoded by the coding sequence ATGTCAAAGTCCAAATTGAGTGTTGTCGTCACACGACGCTTGCCCGAAGAGGTCGAAACGCGCCTGTGCGAACTGTTCGACGTGCAGTTGCGTCAAGATGACAAGCCGATGGAGCGCAGCGAACTGGTGGAGGCCATCAAAACGGCGGATGTACTTGTGCCCACGGTGACCGATGACATTGATTCTGCGCTGATTGCGAATGCGGGGGACAGGCTCAAACTGATTGCGAATTATGGCGCGGGGGTGGATCATATTGATGTGGCGACCGCCCGGCAGCGCGGCATTCTGGTATCCAACACGCCAGGGGTGCTGGCGGATGACACTGCTGATATGACCATGGCCCTGATCCTTGCGGTGCTGCGTCGTGTGCCCGAGGGGCTGTCTGTGATGCAAAGCGGTGCATGGGATGGCTGGGCACCCAATGCCTATCTGGGGGGGCGCGTCGGGGGGCGGCGACTGGGCATTCTCGGCATGGGGCGGATCGGGCAGGCGGTTGCGCGCCGCGCTGTGGCTTTCGGCATGCAGGTGCACTACCACAATCGCCGGCGGCTGAGACCGGAAGTCGAAGCGGAGCTGCAGGCGACCTATTGGGACAGCCTTGATCAGATGGTTGCGCGGATGGATGTGATTTCGGTGAACTGTCCTGCGACGCCTTCGACGTTTCATCTGATGAATGCGCGCCGTCTGCAACTGATGAAACCCGAAGCGGTCATCGTGAATACCTCGCGTGGGGAGGTCATCGACGAAAACGCGCTGACGCGGATGCTGCGAAGTGATGCGATTGCGGGTGCGGGGCTGGATGTCTATGAGCGTGGAACTCAGGTCAACCCGCGTTTGCGCAAACTGAACAACGTCGTTCTGTTGCCGCATATGGGATCAGCCACCCGCGAAGGGCGCGCCGAGATGGGCGAAAAGGTCATCATCAACATCAAGACTTTTGACGATGGGCATCGCCCCCCTGATCAGGTCGTGCCTTCTATGCTATAG
- a CDS encoding ectoine synthase, whose translation MIVVDKNDLLGTARDAAGPGWSSLRLLVKSDGMGFSMTETKVMPGTVLDLEYKHHIEACYCLSGSGRIVETDTGVEHVITPGVLYAPNAHDAHQVIVEGDVPFHLICVFSPALQGDEVHGPDGSYASS comes from the coding sequence ATGATTGTTGTCGATAAAAACGACCTGCTTGGGACTGCGCGCGATGCGGCGGGTCCGGGCTGGAGCAGCCTGCGGCTTTTGGTGAAATCTGACGGTATGGGATTTTCCATGACCGAGACCAAAGTGATGCCGGGCACGGTTCTGGACCTCGAATACAAGCACCACATTGAGGCGTGTTATTGCCTTTCGGGCAGCGGTCGCATCGTCGAAACGGATACCGGGGTGGAGCATGTGATTACGCCGGGTGTTCTTTATGCACCCAACGCGCATGATGCGCATCAGGTCATCGTCGAAGGGGACGTGCCCTTTCACCTCATCTGCGTGTTTTCGCCTGCCTTGCAGGGGGATGAGGTGCATGGGCCGGATGGCAGCTATGCCAGTAGTTAA
- a CDS encoding GcvT family protein, which translates to MKTQVKALVVGGGAVGTSIAYHLARAGWDDVMLLERDELTSGSTWHAAGLLPYFNMSFATTHIHDYSIRFYKTLEEETGLNAGFAVVGNLRMAQTQERMDEYMLYASTAETCGVPYQWMTPDEIKAKWPLIRTDDLKGALYHHTDGYINPADVTMAMAKGARQRGVAIERKWQADAFHWTGNHWEVTATKMVEKGGNLVPSDEQVVITAEHVVTASGNHAQRTAQMLGIKIPAIPVEHQFIVMDKDPDLVKFRAEGHVEHPVIRDADAQSYVREERGGWILGVYEQNAPARFEYGVPDSFRADLFQLDLERIEEQYLAMIHRIPSCEESGLKDDFNGPICYTPDGNPLVGPAPGLRNMWLAEGFSFGITAAGGTGYYLAQMMVEGEAEIDMASLDPKRYGDWMTTEFAARKNEECYSHVYILHHPDEERPACRPLRTSPAYDRQAARGAQFGWVNGWERPNYFGPLDAPESFDHDARSFRRGGWWQYAVDEAKAIREGVGLIDATAFTKHLLKGPGATQFLDWFTCNKLPKVGRINLTYALTGHGTTRTEYTIVRLGEDEYYLVSAGAWTAYDADYLRKAIEDKAPEFGYIECHDVTTQWGVFAIAGPKSRDVLNALVKDAEPSTVLSNKRFPWLSMRNIELGMCPVRAIRVAYTGELGWELHHPIEMQNYLFDQLEKAGEEHGMKLVGARAQNWLRQEKSYRAFGTELGRDATPLEADLPRFIDLSKEFHGKARLEETGVRSICVTLLIDGPPDADPWGREALYHGDTRVGRLTSGGYSVAFGKSIGMGYVNPDLAVPGTRLKVKMLDQLWDAEITEDSPYDPRNERIRMDG; encoded by the coding sequence ATGAAAACCCAAGTCAAAGCACTGGTTGTCGGGGGCGGTGCCGTCGGCACGTCCATTGCCTATCACCTCGCCCGCGCGGGCTGGGACGATGTGATGCTGCTGGAACGCGACGAGTTGACATCAGGTTCGACATGGCATGCGGCGGGCCTCTTGCCCTATTTCAACATGTCCTTTGCGACCACCCACATCCATGATTATTCGATCCGGTTTTACAAGACGTTGGAAGAGGAAACCGGGCTGAATGCAGGCTTTGCCGTGGTGGGCAACCTGCGCATGGCACAGACGCAGGAACGGATGGATGAATACATGCTCTATGCCTCCACCGCTGAAACCTGCGGCGTGCCTTACCAGTGGATGACGCCTGACGAGATCAAGGCAAAATGGCCGCTGATCCGGACGGATGACCTCAAGGGCGCGCTCTATCACCATACGGATGGCTACATTAACCCTGCCGATGTCACGATGGCGATGGCCAAGGGCGCGCGCCAACGGGGCGTGGCGATTGAACGCAAATGGCAGGCGGATGCCTTTCACTGGACCGGCAACCATTGGGAAGTGACCGCTACCAAGATGGTGGAAAAGGGCGGCAATCTCGTGCCCTCGGACGAACAGGTCGTGATTACGGCAGAACATGTGGTGACGGCTTCGGGCAACCATGCGCAGCGCACGGCACAAATGCTCGGCATCAAGATCCCCGCGATCCCCGTTGAGCATCAGTTTATCGTCATGGATAAGGACCCCGATCTGGTGAAATTCCGCGCCGAGGGGCATGTCGAACACCCGGTGATCCGTGATGCGGATGCGCAATCCTATGTGCGTGAGGAACGCGGCGGCTGGATTTTGGGCGTGTACGAGCAAAACGCGCCTGCGCGGTTCGAATATGGCGTGCCTGACAGCTTCCGGGCGGATCTGTTTCAACTCGACCTTGAGCGGATCGAAGAGCAATATCTTGCCATGATCCACCGTATTCCGTCCTGCGAAGAAAGCGGTCTCAAGGATGATTTCAACGGCCCGATCTGCTACACGCCGGATGGCAATCCGCTGGTCGGACCCGCACCGGGCTTGCGCAACATGTGGCTGGCCGAAGGGTTTTCGTTCGGGATCACGGCGGCGGGCGGCACGGGCTATTACCTTGCGCAAATGATGGTCGAGGGCGAAGCCGAGATCGACATGGCGAGCCTTGATCCCAAACGCTACGGCGATTGGATGACCACGGAATTTGCCGCCCGCAAGAACGAAGAATGCTACAGCCACGTCTATATCCTGCACCACCCGGATGAAGAACGCCCGGCCTGTCGCCCCTTGCGCACCTCGCCCGCCTACGACCGGCAAGCCGCGCGCGGCGCGCAATTCGGCTGGGTGAACGGTTGGGAGCGCCCGAATTATTTCGGCCCGCTGGATGCGCCTGAAAGTTTCGATCACGATGCGCGGTCATTCCGGCGCGGCGGTTGGTGGCAATACGCCGTGGACGAGGCCAAGGCGATCCGCGAGGGCGTGGGCCTGATTGATGCCACCGCCTTTACCAAACATCTGCTCAAAGGGCCGGGGGCGACGCAGTTTCTTGACTGGTTCACCTGCAACAAATTGCCCAAAGTGGGGCGGATCAACCTGACCTATGCGCTGACAGGTCACGGGACGACACGCACGGAATATACCATCGTGCGTCTGGGTGAGGATGAGTATTACCTCGTCTCCGCAGGGGCCTGGACGGCTTATGACGCGGATTACCTGCGCAAGGCGATTGAGGATAAAGCGCCCGAGTTTGGCTATATCGAATGCCATGACGTGACCACGCAGTGGGGTGTTTTTGCCATCGCCGGGCCGAAATCACGCGATGTGTTGAACGCGCTGGTCAAGGACGCGGAGCCGTCCACGGTGCTGTCCAACAAGCGCTTTCCGTGGCTGAGCATGCGCAACATTGAGTTGGGCATGTGCCCTGTGCGCGCAATCCGCGTCGCCTATACCGGGGAATTGGGCTGGGAGTTGCACCACCCGATCGAGATGCAGAATTACCTGTTTGATCAGCTTGAAAAGGCCGGTGAAGAGCACGGTATGAAACTGGTGGGCGCGCGGGCGCAAAACTGGCTGCGGCAGGAGAAATCCTATCGTGCCTTCGGCACAGAGCTTGGCCGCGACGCCACCCCGCTGGAGGCGGACCTGCCGCGTTTCATTGACCTGAGCAAGGAGTTCCATGGCAAAGCACGCCTTGAAGAAACCGGTGTGCGCTCAATATGCGTGACACTGCTGATTGATGGCCCGCCGGATGCGGACCCCTGGGGGCGTGAGGCGCTTTATCATGGGGACACGCGGGTGGGGCGGCTTACGTCCGGCGGCTATTCCGTGGCTTTCGGTAAATCCATCGGCATGGGCTATGTCAACCCTGATCTGGCCGTTCCCGGCACCCGGCTCAAGGTGAAGATGCTGGACCAGTTGTGGGATGCCGAGATAACCGAAGACAGCCCCTATGACCCCCGAAACGAACGCATCCGTATGGATGGTTAG
- a CDS encoding aldo/keto reductase yields the protein MKNHLTSPNGTPASRLAFGTMQFGGAADATASRDMFDACRAKGITHFDTAHLYTGGASEKLLGEMIADQRDDLIIATKVAYAGGAGRDNILSSFEVSRQRLNLDMVDVLYLHRFDPDTDLNESFETLAQIKAKGHIRYVGVSNFAAWQVMKAIAVAARFDLRVDILQPMYSLVKRQAEVEILPMCADQGVACAPYSPLGGGLLTGKYASGGSGRLSEDERYATRYGQDWMHSAAEDLGRIAAAEGMHPATLAVAWAAAHPMGPTPIISARSTTQLAPSLAAIDTKLTPDLYNRMRALTPTPPPATDRIEEQQA from the coding sequence ATGAAAAATCACCTGACCAGCCCGAACGGCACCCCCGCCAGTCGCCTCGCCTTTGGCACCATGCAATTTGGCGGCGCTGCAGATGCCACAGCGTCGCGGGACATGTTTGATGCCTGCCGCGCGAAGGGCATCACTCATTTCGACACCGCACATCTTTATACGGGGGGTGCATCGGAAAAACTGCTGGGCGAGATGATCGCCGATCAGCGCGATGATCTGATCATCGCGACCAAAGTCGCCTATGCGGGCGGGGCCGGGCGCGACAATATTCTGAGCAGCTTCGAAGTCTCACGCCAGCGCTTGAACCTCGATATGGTTGATGTGCTTTATCTGCACCGGTTTGACCCGGACACCGACCTGAACGAAAGTTTCGAGACGCTGGCACAGATAAAGGCCAAAGGACACATCCGCTATGTCGGCGTGTCAAATTTTGCAGCATGGCAAGTGATGAAAGCCATCGCCGTGGCCGCGCGGTTCGATCTGCGGGTAGATATTCTGCAACCCATGTACAGCCTCGTGAAGCGTCAGGCGGAGGTTGAAATCCTGCCCATGTGCGCCGATCAGGGTGTGGCCTGCGCACCCTATTCCCCGCTTGGCGGCGGGTTGCTGACCGGCAAATACGCCAGCGGCGGTTCAGGTCGGCTTAGCGAGGATGAACGCTATGCCACGCGATATGGTCAGGATTGGATGCACAGCGCTGCAGAAGACCTCGGCAGGATTGCCGCCGCCGAAGGGATGCATCCGGCAACACTCGCAGTCGCCTGGGCTGCCGCACATCCGATGGGGCCGACGCCAATCATATCAGCACGCTCGACCACGCAGCTTGCGCCCTCGCTTGCAGCGATTGACACCAAGCTGACGCCCGATCTTTACAACCGGATGCGCGCGCTTACCCCGACACCGCCCCCCGCGACCGACAGGATCGAGGAACAGCAGGCATGA
- a CDS encoding DUF938 domain-containing protein, producing MMKKLPATASVATPASGAKLHAPAAERNAQALGDLLHDHAPKTGHALEIASGTGQHIIHFAQRFPGLIWHPSEVDAERIASISAYAREARLPNLRTPRHLDVTRADWADAVGGKQLVVLINLLHLIDDAAAQMAVAGALAALVPGGRFVLYGPFKRNGALISDGDARFHHQLSTANPDIGYKNDADVERWLTSAGATSVTRVEMPANNLAFIAEV from the coding sequence ATGATGAAAAAACTGCCCGCCACTGCCAGTGTCGCGACGCCCGCGTCTGGCGCAAAACTGCACGCCCCCGCCGCTGAGCGCAACGCGCAAGCCTTGGGCGATTTGCTGCACGATCACGCGCCCAAAACGGGGCATGCGTTGGAAATCGCCAGTGGCACCGGACAGCATATCATCCATTTTGCGCAGCGCTTTCCCGGTTTGATCTGGCATCCAAGTGAGGTGGACGCCGAGCGGATCGCCAGCATTTCCGCCTATGCGCGCGAGGCCCGGTTGCCCAATCTGCGCACGCCGCGCCATCTTGATGTCACGCGCGCAGATTGGGCGGACGCGGTGGGCGGCAAGCAGCTTGTCGTGCTCATCAACCTGCTGCATCTGATCGACGACGCAGCCGCGCAAATGGCCGTTGCGGGCGCGCTTGCAGCACTGGTGCCCGGTGGACGCTTCGTCCTTTACGGCCCGTTCAAAAGAAACGGTGCCCTCATCAGTGACGGCGATGCCCGCTTTCACCACCAGCTGAGCACCGCAAACCCCGACATCGGCTATAAGAACGACGCCGATGTCGAGCGCTGGCTGACAAGCGCGGGTGCAACTTCTGTGACGCGTGTCGAGATGCCCGCCAACAACCTTGCCTTCATCGCCGAGGTCTAA